One part of the Arabidopsis thaliana chromosome 4, partial sequence genome encodes these proteins:
- the CRK5 gene encoding cysteine-rich RLK (RECEPTOR-like protein kinase) 5 (cysteine-rich RLK (RECEPTOR-like protein kinase) 5 (CRK5); FUNCTIONS IN: kinase activity; INVOLVED IN: defense response to bacterium, programmed cell death, response to salicylic acid stimulus; LOCATED IN: endomembrane system; EXPRESSED IN: 9 plant structures; EXPRESSED DURING: 8 growth stages; CONTAINS InterPro DOMAIN/s: Protein kinase, ATP binding site (InterPro:IPR017441), Serine/threonine-protein kinase domain (InterPro:IPR002290), Protein of unknown function DUF26 (InterPro:IPR002902), Serine-threonine/tyrosine-protein kinase (InterPro:IPR001245), Serine/threonine-protein kinase, active site (InterPro:IPR008271), Protein kinase-like domain (InterPro:IPR011009), Protein kinase, catalytic domain (InterPro:IPR000719), Tyrosine-protein kinase, catalytic domain (InterPro:IPR020635); BEST Arabidopsis thaliana protein match is: cysteine-rich RLK (RECEPTOR-like protein kinase) 4 (TAIR:AT3G45860.1); Has 30201 Blast hits to 17322 proteins in 780 species: Archae - 12; Bacteria - 1396; Metazoa - 17338; Fungi - 3422; Plants - 5037; Viruses - 0; Other Eukaryotes - 2996 (source: NCBI BLink).), producing MSAYTSLNFLFLLTFFIGSLRVSAQLQDPTYVGHVCTNRISRNSIYFSNLQTLLTSLSSNNAYFSLGSHSLTKGQNSDMVFGLYLCKGDLSPESCRECVIFAAKDTRSRCPGGKEFLIQYDECMLGYSDRNIFMDTVTTTTIITWNTQKVTADQSDRFNDAVLSLMKKSAEEAANSTSKKFAVKKSDFSSSQSLYASVQCIPDLTSEDCVMCLQQSIKELYFNKVGGRFLVPSCNSRYEVYPFYKETIEGTVLPPPVSAPPLPLVSTPSFPPGKGKNSTVIIIAIVVPVAISVLICVAVFSFHASKRAKKTYDTPEEDDITTAGSLQFDFKVIEAATDKFSMCNKLGQGGFGQVYKGTLPNGVQVAVKRLSKTSGQGEKEFKNEVVVVAKLQHRNLVKLLGFCLEREEKILVYEFVSNKSLDYFLFDSRMQSQLDWTTRYKIIGGIARGILYLHQDSRLTIIHRDLKAGNILLDADMNPKVADFGMARIFEIDQTEAHTRRVVGTYGYMSPEYAMYGQFSMKSDVYSFGVLVLEIISGRKNSSLYQMDASFGNLVTYTWRLWSDGSPLDLVDSSFRDSYQRNEIIRCIHIALLCVQEDTENRPTMSAIVQMLTTSSIALAVPQPPGFFFRSNHEQAGPSMDKSSLCSIDAASITILAPR from the exons ATGTCTGCTTATACCTCATTAaactttctcttccttctaaCCTTCTTCATTGGAAGCTTGAGAGTTTCTGCACAATTACAAGACCCTACTTACGTTGGCCATGTTTGTACTAACAGGATATCAAGAAACTCCATTTACTTCTCAAATCTCCAAACACTTTTGACCTCTCTTTCTTCTAACAATGCTTACTTCTCTTTGGGATCTCATAGTCTCACAAAGGGTCAAAACTCCGACATGGTGTTCGGACTTTATCTCTGCAAAGGAGATCTCTCGCCAGAATCTTGCCGTGAGTGCGTCATCTTTGCTGCTAAAGACACTCGGAGTCGATGTCCAGGTGGGAAAGAGTTCTTGATTCAGTATGATGAGTGCATGCTTGGATACTCAGACAGGAATATATTCATGGATACTGTAACCACAACTACAATAATCACTTGGAACACTCAGAAAGTTACGGCGGACCAATCTGACCGGTTTAATGATGCAGTGCTTTCTCTGATGAAAAAGTCTGCAGAGGAAGCGGCTAATAGTACAAGCAAGAAATTCGCGGTTAAGAAGTCGGATTTCAGTTCGTCTCAGTCGCTTTATGCATCGGTTCAGTGCATTCCTGATCTGACTAGTGAAGATTGTGTAATGTGTCTTCAACAATCCATCAAAGAATTATATTTCAACAAAGTTGGAGGAAGATTTCTTGTCCCAAGTTGTAACTCAAGGTACGAGGTTTACCCCTTTTACAAGGAAACTATAGAGGGAACTGTTCTTCCTCCGCCGGTTTCGGCTCCTCCACTGCCACTGGTTTCAACTCCTTCCTTTCCGCCTG GAAAAGGCAAAAATTCTACAGTGATAATCATAGCAATTGTTGTGCCAGTCGCTATCTCAGTTCTTATTTGTGTAGCTGTTTTTAGCTTCCATGCATCAAAGAGAGCAAAGAAGACTTATGATACACCAG AAGAGGATGACATCACAACTGCAGGGTCACTGCAGTTTGATTTCAAGGTTATTGAAGCTGCAACAGATAAGTTTTCGATGTGTAACAAACTCGGTCAAGGTGGATTTGGACAAGTTTACAAG GGCACACTTCCTAATGGAGTACAAGTTGCCGTGAAGAGACTATCGAAAACATCAGGACAAGGTGAGAAAGAGTTCAAGAacgaagttgttgttgtggcAAAGCTTCAGCACAGAAATCTGGTCAAGcttcttggattttgtttggagagagaagagaaaatactTGTCTACGAGTTTGTGTCTAATAAAAGCCTTGATTACTTCTTGTTTG ATTCTAGAATGCAGAGCCAGCTGGATTGGACTACACGGTACAAGATCATAGGAGGAATTGCTAGAGGAATTCTGTATCTCCATCAAGATTCACGACTCACAATCATACATCGAGACCTAAAAGCGGGTAACATCCTTTTGGATGCTGATATGAACCCGAAAGTTGCAGATTTTGGAATGGCGAGGATTTTTGAAATAGACCAAACAGAAGCCCATACGAGAAGAGTAGTTGGAACCTA TGGTTACATGTCTCCCGAGTATGCGATGTATGGCCAATTTTCAATGAAATCTGATGTCTATAGCTTCGGTGTCTTAGTTCTTGAGATTATAAGCGGGAGGAAAAATAGCAGCCTCTATCAGATGGATGCTAGTTTTGGAAACTTGGTTACATAT ACTTGGAGGCTATGGAGTGACGGGTCACCACTAGACCTCGTGGATTCTTCCTTTCGAGATAGTTATCAAAGAAACGAAATAATTAGATGCATCCATATTGCCTTATTATGTGTCCAAGAAGATACTGAAAATCGTCCAACCATGTCAGCGATCGTCCAAATGCTTACTACTAGCTCGATCGCCCTCGCTGTACCTCAACCACCTGGATTTTTCTTCCGGAGTAATCATGAACAAGCAGGTCCATCGATGGATAAGTCTTCTCTTTGTTCCATTGATGCTGCATCGATTACTATTTTAGCTCCTCGTTAA
- the CRK5 gene encoding cysteine-rich RLK (RECEPTOR-like protein kinase) 5 (cysteine-rich RLK (RECEPTOR-like protein kinase) 5 (CRK5); FUNCTIONS IN: kinase activity; INVOLVED IN: defense response to bacterium, programmed cell death, response to salicylic acid stimulus; LOCATED IN: endomembrane system; EXPRESSED IN: 9 plant structures; EXPRESSED DURING: 8 growth stages; CONTAINS InterPro DOMAIN/s: Protein kinase, ATP binding site (InterPro:IPR017441), Protein kinase, catalytic domain (InterPro:IPR000719), Protein of unknown function DUF26 (InterPro:IPR002902), Serine-threonine/tyrosine-protein kinase (InterPro:IPR001245), Protein kinase-like domain (InterPro:IPR011009), Serine/threonine-protein kinase, active site (InterPro:IPR008271); BEST Arabidopsis thaliana protein match is: cysteine-rich RLK (RECEPTOR-like protein kinase) 4 (TAIR:AT3G45860.1); Has 121629 Blast hits to 120099 proteins in 4447 species: Archae - 100; Bacteria - 13629; Metazoa - 44864; Fungi - 10560; Plants - 34243; Viruses - 400; Other Eukaryotes - 17833 (source: NCBI BLink).), with translation MSAYTSLNFLFLLTFFIGSLRVSAQLQDPTYVGHVCTNRISRNSIYFSNLQTLLTSLSSNNAYFSLGSHSLTKGQNSDMVFGLYLCKGDLSPESCRECVIFAAKDTRSRCPGGKEFLIQYDECMLGYSDRNIFMDTVTTTTIITWNTQKVTADQSDRFNDAVLSLMKKSAEEAANSTSKKFAVKKSDFSSSQSLYASVQCIPDLTSEDCVMCLQQSIKELYFNKVGGRFLVPSCNSRYEVYPFYKETIEGTVLPPPVSAPPLPLVSTPSFPPGKGKNSTVIIIAIVVPVAISVLICVAVFSFHASKRAKKTYDTPGANDEEDDITTAGSLQFDFKVIEAATDKFSMCNKLGQGGFGQVYKGTLPNGVQVAVKRLSKTSGQGEKEFKNEVVVVAKLQHRNLVKLLGFCLEREEKILVYEFVSNKSLDYFLFDSRMQSQLDWTTRYKIIGGIARGILYLHQDSRLTIIHRDLKAGNILLDADMNPKVADFGMARIFEIDQTEAHTRRVVGTYGYMSPEYAMYGQFSMKSDVYSFGVLVLEIISGRKNSSLYQMDASFGNLVTYTWRLWSDGSPLDLVDSSFRDSYQRNEIIRCIHIALLCVQEDTENRPTMSAIVQMLTTSSIALAVPQPPGFFFRSNHEQAGPSMDKSSLCSIDAASITILAPR, from the exons ATGTCTGCTTATACCTCATTAaactttctcttccttctaaCCTTCTTCATTGGAAGCTTGAGAGTTTCTGCACAATTACAAGACCCTACTTACGTTGGCCATGTTTGTACTAACAGGATATCAAGAAACTCCATTTACTTCTCAAATCTCCAAACACTTTTGACCTCTCTTTCTTCTAACAATGCTTACTTCTCTTTGGGATCTCATAGTCTCACAAAGGGTCAAAACTCCGACATGGTGTTCGGACTTTATCTCTGCAAAGGAGATCTCTCGCCAGAATCTTGCCGTGAGTGCGTCATCTTTGCTGCTAAAGACACTCGGAGTCGATGTCCAGGTGGGAAAGAGTTCTTGATTCAGTATGATGAGTGCATGCTTGGATACTCAGACAGGAATATATTCATGGATACTGTAACCACAACTACAATAATCACTTGGAACACTCAGAAAGTTACGGCGGACCAATCTGACCGGTTTAATGATGCAGTGCTTTCTCTGATGAAAAAGTCTGCAGAGGAAGCGGCTAATAGTACAAGCAAGAAATTCGCGGTTAAGAAGTCGGATTTCAGTTCGTCTCAGTCGCTTTATGCATCGGTTCAGTGCATTCCTGATCTGACTAGTGAAGATTGTGTAATGTGTCTTCAACAATCCATCAAAGAATTATATTTCAACAAAGTTGGAGGAAGATTTCTTGTCCCAAGTTGTAACTCAAGGTACGAGGTTTACCCCTTTTACAAGGAAACTATAGAGGGAACTGTTCTTCCTCCGCCGGTTTCGGCTCCTCCACTGCCACTGGTTTCAACTCCTTCCTTTCCGCCTG GAAAAGGCAAAAATTCTACAGTGATAATCATAGCAATTGTTGTGCCAGTCGCTATCTCAGTTCTTATTTGTGTAGCTGTTTTTAGCTTCCATGCATCAAAGAGAGCAAAGAAGACTTATGATACACCAGGTGCAAATGATG AAGAGGATGACATCACAACTGCAGGGTCACTGCAGTTTGATTTCAAGGTTATTGAAGCTGCAACAGATAAGTTTTCGATGTGTAACAAACTCGGTCAAGGTGGATTTGGACAAGTTTACAAG GGCACACTTCCTAATGGAGTACAAGTTGCCGTGAAGAGACTATCGAAAACATCAGGACAAGGTGAGAAAGAGTTCAAGAacgaagttgttgttgtggcAAAGCTTCAGCACAGAAATCTGGTCAAGcttcttggattttgtttggagagagaagagaaaatactTGTCTACGAGTTTGTGTCTAATAAAAGCCTTGATTACTTCTTGTTTG ATTCTAGAATGCAGAGCCAGCTGGATTGGACTACACGGTACAAGATCATAGGAGGAATTGCTAGAGGAATTCTGTATCTCCATCAAGATTCACGACTCACAATCATACATCGAGACCTAAAAGCGGGTAACATCCTTTTGGATGCTGATATGAACCCGAAAGTTGCAGATTTTGGAATGGCGAGGATTTTTGAAATAGACCAAACAGAAGCCCATACGAGAAGAGTAGTTGGAACCTA TGGTTACATGTCTCCCGAGTATGCGATGTATGGCCAATTTTCAATGAAATCTGATGTCTATAGCTTCGGTGTCTTAGTTCTTGAGATTATAAGCGGGAGGAAAAATAGCAGCCTCTATCAGATGGATGCTAGTTTTGGAAACTTGGTTACATAT ACTTGGAGGCTATGGAGTGACGGGTCACCACTAGACCTCGTGGATTCTTCCTTTCGAGATAGTTATCAAAGAAACGAAATAATTAGATGCATCCATATTGCCTTATTATGTGTCCAAGAAGATACTGAAAATCGTCCAACCATGTCAGCGATCGTCCAAATGCTTACTACTAGCTCGATCGCCCTCGCTGTACCTCAACCACCTGGATTTTTCTTCCGGAGTAATCATGAACAAGCAGGTCCATCGATGGATAAGTCTTCTCTTTGTTCCATTGATGCTGCATCGATTACTATTTTAGCTCCTCGTTAA
- the CRK5 gene encoding cysteine-rich RLK (RECEPTOR-like protein kinase) 5 yields the protein MSAYTSLNFLFLLTFFIGSLRVSAQLQDPTYVGHVCTNRISRNSIYFSNLQTLLTSLSSNNAYFSLGSHSLTKGQNSDMVFGLYLCKGDLSPESCRECVIFAAKDTRSRCPGGKEFLIQYDECMLGYSDRNIFMDTVTTTTIITWNTQKVTADQSDRFNDAVLSLMKKSAEEAANSTSKKFAVKKSDFSSSQSLYASVQCIPDLTSEDCVMCLQQSIKELYFNKVGGRFLVPSCNSRYEVYPFYKETIEGTVLPPPVSAPPLPLVSTPSFPPGKGKNSTVIIIAIVVPVAISVLICVAVFSFHASKRAKKTYDTPGANDEEDDITTAGSLQFDFKVIEAATDKFSMCNKLGQGGFGQVYKGTLPNGVQVAVKRLSKTSGQGEKEFKNEVVVVAKLQHRNLVKLLGFCLEREEKILVYEFVSNKSLDYFLFDSRMQSQLDWTTRYKIIGGIARGILYLHQDSRLTIIHRDLKAGNILLDADMNPKVADFGMARIFEIDQTEAHTRRVVGTYGYMSPEYAMYGQFSMKSDVYSFGVLVLEIISGRKNSSLYQMDASFGNLVTYVSIINTYTFLLY from the exons ATGTCTGCTTATACCTCATTAaactttctcttccttctaaCCTTCTTCATTGGAAGCTTGAGAGTTTCTGCACAATTACAAGACCCTACTTACGTTGGCCATGTTTGTACTAACAGGATATCAAGAAACTCCATTTACTTCTCAAATCTCCAAACACTTTTGACCTCTCTTTCTTCTAACAATGCTTACTTCTCTTTGGGATCTCATAGTCTCACAAAGGGTCAAAACTCCGACATGGTGTTCGGACTTTATCTCTGCAAAGGAGATCTCTCGCCAGAATCTTGCCGTGAGTGCGTCATCTTTGCTGCTAAAGACACTCGGAGTCGATGTCCAGGTGGGAAAGAGTTCTTGATTCAGTATGATGAGTGCATGCTTGGATACTCAGACAGGAATATATTCATGGATACTGTAACCACAACTACAATAATCACTTGGAACACTCAGAAAGTTACGGCGGACCAATCTGACCGGTTTAATGATGCAGTGCTTTCTCTGATGAAAAAGTCTGCAGAGGAAGCGGCTAATAGTACAAGCAAGAAATTCGCGGTTAAGAAGTCGGATTTCAGTTCGTCTCAGTCGCTTTATGCATCGGTTCAGTGCATTCCTGATCTGACTAGTGAAGATTGTGTAATGTGTCTTCAACAATCCATCAAAGAATTATATTTCAACAAAGTTGGAGGAAGATTTCTTGTCCCAAGTTGTAACTCAAGGTACGAGGTTTACCCCTTTTACAAGGAAACTATAGAGGGAACTGTTCTTCCTCCGCCGGTTTCGGCTCCTCCACTGCCACTGGTTTCAACTCCTTCCTTTCCGCCTG GAAAAGGCAAAAATTCTACAGTGATAATCATAGCAATTGTTGTGCCAGTCGCTATCTCAGTTCTTATTTGTGTAGCTGTTTTTAGCTTCCATGCATCAAAGAGAGCAAAGAAGACTTATGATACACCAGGTGCAAATGATG AAGAGGATGACATCACAACTGCAGGGTCACTGCAGTTTGATTTCAAGGTTATTGAAGCTGCAACAGATAAGTTTTCGATGTGTAACAAACTCGGTCAAGGTGGATTTGGACAAGTTTACAAG GGCACACTTCCTAATGGAGTACAAGTTGCCGTGAAGAGACTATCGAAAACATCAGGACAAGGTGAGAAAGAGTTCAAGAacgaagttgttgttgtggcAAAGCTTCAGCACAGAAATCTGGTCAAGcttcttggattttgtttggagagagaagagaaaatactTGTCTACGAGTTTGTGTCTAATAAAAGCCTTGATTACTTCTTGTTTG ATTCTAGAATGCAGAGCCAGCTGGATTGGACTACACGGTACAAGATCATAGGAGGAATTGCTAGAGGAATTCTGTATCTCCATCAAGATTCACGACTCACAATCATACATCGAGACCTAAAAGCGGGTAACATCCTTTTGGATGCTGATATGAACCCGAAAGTTGCAGATTTTGGAATGGCGAGGATTTTTGAAATAGACCAAACAGAAGCCCATACGAGAAGAGTAGTTGGAACCTA TGGTTACATGTCTCCCGAGTATGCGATGTATGGCCAATTTTCAATGAAATCTGATGTCTATAGCTTCGGTGTCTTAGTTCTTGAGATTATAAGCGGGAGGAAAAATAGCAGCCTCTATCAGATGGATGCTAGTTTTGGAAACTTGGTTACATATGTGAGTATAATAAACACTTACACTTTTTTGCTCTACTAA